Proteins found in one Toxotes jaculatrix isolate fToxJac2 chromosome 18, fToxJac2.pri, whole genome shotgun sequence genomic segment:
- the LOC121198327 gene encoding galactose-3-O-sulfotransferase 2, with protein sequence MSFRWLAAQLWRHRVAGLMVTLGVTFLLILLGTHLLQHSRPNDWPKGWSKIPVKGKEGLPSNAKQRPNNPFLNYRGRSKSQSSSTQAQKDASLYDIEKTRTHRPPVVFLKTHKTGSSTIQNLLFRMGEKHRATFAFPYYTYQFSYPDKFRAEFVDELPDGSSQFDILCSHMRLDVGQLKQTMPPNTTYITILRDPLQTFESVFSYYKSIVPAFILAKKAAETTEHKSALSVFLESPEAFWDPKEPENSLAKNPMSFDLGLDSQQLNSSRPADLTLLEETFQLVMIAEHFDESLVLLGALLKLELEELAYVRLNTRSTEDVTFMDDITKAKVRAWNSLDVLLYDFFLQVFWKKAEQYGLERLSREVALLRASTDRIRQKCVARNGVPPEELEDFIRPWQTDSVTILGYQVQGNLTKEEQGFCMRLVMPELQYHAHLYFQQYGRDVRAAPTE encoded by the exons ATGTCCTTCCGTTGGTTGGCCGCCCAGCTTTGGAGACATCGTGTGGCAGGTCTCATGGTGACCCTGGGGGTGACCTTTCTGCTCATACTTCTTGGTACTCATTTGTTACAGCATTCACG CCCTAATGACTGGCCCAAAGGTTGGAGTAAGATACCAGTGAAGGGTAAAGAGGGACTCCCTTCCAATGCCAAGCAAAGACCTAACAATCCTTTCCTAAACTACAGAGGAAGAAGTAAATCTCAGTCCTCCAGTACACAAGCTCAAAAGGATGCCAGTCTTTATGATATAGAGAAGACAAGGACACATAGACCTCCTGTTGTTTTCctcaaaacacacaagacagGGAGCAGCACCATCCAGAATCTACTGTTCCGCATGGGAGAGAAGCACAGAGCCACATTCGCTTTCCCTTATTACACCTATCAGTTCAGTTATCCAGATAA ATTCAGGGCAGAATTTGTGGATGAGCTACCTGATGGTTCCTCTCAGTTTGACATACTTTGTAGCCACATGCGTCTAGACGTGGGACAGCTGAAACAGACGATGCCACCAAACACCACCTACATCACCATCCTCCGTGACCCTTTACAGACGTTTGagtctgttttttcttattACAAATCCATTGTTCCTGCCTTCATTTTAGCCAAAAAGGCAGCAGAGACAACAGAGCACAAATCTGCACTGTCGGTTTTCCTGGAGTCACCAGAGGCATTCTGGGACCCTAAAGAGCCTGAGAACAGCCTGGCTAAGAACCCCATGAGCTTTGATTTAGGCCTCGACAGCCAGCAGTTGAACTCTTCAAGGCCGGCTGACCTCACTCTGCTGGAGGAGACCTTCCAGCTGGTTATGATTGCAGAGCACTTTGACGAGTCCCTGGTCCTCCTAGGGGCCCTGCTGAAGCTGGAGCTTGAGGAGCTAGCCTATGTCCGCCTCAACACTCGCTCCACAGAGGATGTCACTTTTATGGACGACATAACCAAAGCCAAGGTACGGGCCTGGAATAGCCTGGACGTGTTGCTTTATGACTTTTTCCTCCAGGTATTCTGGAAGAAGGCAGAACAGTATGGACTGGAGAGGCTGAGCAGAGAGGTGGCTCTGCTGAGGGCCTCCACGGACCGAATCAGACAGAAATGTGTGGCCAGAAATGGGGTACCCCCTGAGGAACTGGAGGACTTCATAAGACCCTGGCAGACAGATTCAGTCACCATCTTGGGTTATCAGGTACAGGGGAACCTGACCAAGGAGGAGCAGGGATTTTGTATGCGTCTCGTGATGCCTGAACTTCAGTATCACGCACATCTGTATTTCCAGCAGTATGGTCGAGATGTGAGGGCTGCACCTACAGAGTAA